The segment GCTCTATGCCCGTTGTCTTAACTAAAAACTTTTACCTTAATTTGCTTTGAAGTCCAAGCTACCAAATCtaatgcaaaatatgatttcacTCTACAAATTTGATCTATCTGTCGTAgactgttttgccctaatttggtCTTACCAAATCGGAAAAGACATCAGTTTTTGAACTTAATTCATTCAAGGTGTTCTAATCACTTGATTTTGGTTAATCAAACTTGTATTTCACTTTAAAGTTAGTAAAATTGCAATTTAGTTTTCAGAATAAACTGTTGTGTTCTGTTTTGTGAGTTTCTCTTCTCATGAAAGTTATAGTTTTGAGTGTGTGTTTTCACTTTTTCTTACTACATTTTATGCATATGATTCTCTCCTTTTTACAAGTGTAGGAATGACCACGACAAGGAGTGAGACTAGAATCCAGAATCATGATGATGATGCATCATCATCTTGTAAAAAGAGGCTCAAGAGTTTTGACAAGGGTGATGTAGCACCTTGGTCAGATGTTAACCATGATATGCTTTTTATAGTTATGATGAAACTGGGAGTTGTTGATTTTCTTGCGTTCAGCAGAGTTTGCAAGTCATGGAGGTCATTTGCAGTATCCAACAGGAACATGTTTATGGTGTCTAAACCACCCATGAAGATACGCTTTGGGCTCCTTGATAATAAGGAAGACTACTACTGCTGCTTTGAAGACTTTGAAGGAAAAAGGTTCAAAACCATCCTTCCTCATTCTGCTGGCAGGACCTGTGTTGGATTAACTTGTGGCTACTTTATCTATTTCAGTACAGAAACCCGTGACTTCTGGCTTGTGAATCCTATCACAAGTCATGAGCTCCATTTCCCTGATTACCCTTTATATGTAGGTGTTGATGAAGACAGAATCAAGGctatccttgtcttttcacctTCAATATCTGGGTGGGTGTTTGTTGTGTTACGTACAACATTATCGGGTTATAGAGCTCGTAAAACAAAAATATCGTATTATATAACAGGTAAACGGGGATGGAATCATGTCTCATCCGCTCTCCCCATTCTTGATTTACATGTTTTTAAAGGGAAGATGTACACTCTACACACCCATTGCTCTTTAGGTGAACTCAGACTCAATTTGAATTCAAAGTGTAAGGGCAAATGGAGGTCACTTGAAACCAAGAGTTTTCTGAAGCTTGACATGTTCAAGCCACGACTTGTGAGTTCAAATGAAAAGCTTTATGTGATGCATTGGGTTTCAAGACCTAAAAAGGTTATGGAACTTGATTTTGGGGAAATGAAATGGGTGTTGCCAGATAAGACAATACAAGAATATGCAATCTTTTATAGCTACTTGAAGTCTTGTGTTGTTATTAAACCAGAGTTATGGGCTGGCCTTTGGACACAATCCATTAGCAATGGTTGTTTCCTTGACACTGATGAAAGTCAACAAGGCGTGTTCTGTTATCAAGGGATGTGGTATTTCCCCCATGATTGTTTGAATGTTAATCTCTTAGATGAGTGATGACTTCTTAATTAGCACTTTtatctttttatcttttttttttttactgtgAAATTTCCATATAGTTGACTGTTTGTTGACCCACATACTTGATACAttccattaaaaaaaaaaaactttatactCTTTTGCCTCATTCTTGATCTATTCCAAAGTCTTCACCAGATACATGTGCACAAACAAACGATCCTGTCCTGAGATACAAGTCAATACTAATACTAATCAGCTGAAGTTTTGTGATGTCATGATCTTTAACATATTATAATAAACTGTAAAACATATATTATACAGACAAAAAAACATTCATCGACATGAAATGAAAACTAAATCAATGTTTAATATATCATACGATACCATAGATGTACTCATAAATGATCCGACATAAATTGAATTTGGCATACGAACATAACATGACTTGGTGTCCTAAGAATGTATCATGCATAATCTGATTTGGTATTCACACATGTAACAATGAAATATTTTCATATACTAACATGCATAAATTCCGGATCCGTGTATGAAACAACTTGTAAAATGTCATAATAATTCATGAAAATAAGTGTAAATTTGATTTCAAAGTCCATGAAACTCACATGTTTGTCGAGGATAACGAATTGATCTACTTCAAGAATATCCTACGTATCTTATAACTCCAAACAAATATCTTAACATACTTTATTCATTAGTTGGTAGCCCATTCAGCAgcagaataattatattaaaactaACACGAAAGACTAGCAAGAAGCTAGCTACAAACAAGTTTAATGTATAATTGGATTTTGCAACCacacaaccctatatatatatatatatatatatatatatatatatatatatatatatatatatatatatatatatatatatatatatatatatatatatatatatatatatatatatatataatcagtgATCAACGATAGTAGAACACCggtaaattttttaaattttattatatttgtaGTTAATATTAGAAGTTTAAATGattagaattttttttataagtaaGCTCTTCAATACATAAATCTAGAACATTCAAACTTTATGGAAacaatttttatataataatttcACCCTCAAAATTTAATAAATCTTAAACGGGTTaagttataattaaaaataaataaattagacTCTGAATTTCTATTCATGCTAAATTAGACTCCGAacattaaattattttatttttttaaactctTTTTTGTTAAATCTAAACtcggttttatattatttttaagttctttattttcattttatttttgatttttttagtcAAAACTAAACTtggttttaattttgtttttttgtattttttttagtttgataACATTTTTTGACAATTTTCAAAAAAGTGTAAAGTATATCAATATATtatagtatattatatttttggtgtttgagttttcttattttattttattttttttattaaataattttggtaacttatgttttttttttattattattttgattcaatGAGTGATATTTactatttataattattaaaatagtAAAACTAGCTAAACTTATTAAAATGTAATTTgcaatataaatcatatttctatatatgATATCAATAGTTTCAATTTaagataatatttttcaatttgataatagactaaaataaagaataaaagaaATAATAAGAGTCAAACTTTATAAGAAAACTTTTAACAATATTTTAAATTGAAATGTTTTTTCGttttacttgaatcaaaataaataaaaattcattagaattttttttttttttttttttttttttttttttttataaataatcactttataacatgatttaacAATATTATACCATGatttataaaaggaaaaaaaGATTTAATTCTTTTAAATAAAGCCATAGCCCATGGGTTATCAATTAACTGGTTTTTGTTGAAGGTTTTAATCGGTTAATGGTGTTTCATTATTAGTTAACCATAATGGTCCAAAATGacaccaaaaaaataaaataaataaaataacattTCTATAAAATGTGAAAATCGGAAAGTACATTGCTAGAAAAAGCAAAAAACCAAAAGTTTGTTGCTATTTGTTAAATATTATAATGataattttttactttttttttcgcATCTTACTTTAGCACTGTTGTAAATACattgttaaattttttttaaaaaaaaaaatcactgtTTTTTCAAGTATCAGACATGCAGTTTTAATGTTTAATGATCTTCAGTTGAATCACAACGGATGTATGTATCAGAAATTTCCTAACTTCATGAGTTTTTGTTACTAAGATGGTGGTAACTGTATGCTACAGTAACTCTTTTATGGGGTCTTATGGTATTGGTTTTAGTTTGTCATGTCATAGAgtgaatatttatatatatggtcCTGTAAAGTATCACTATTGTATCATTATATGGGCagcaacaataaaaaaaatcgaGCATAAAAAGGGGAAATTTTTCCTAAAATGTATTCAAATCCTTATAACTTCCTTAATCTTTTACTTACAGAAAATGGGACAAAAAACAATGGTGGGGTAAAATACCTAAAACAAACTGCAAAAACATCAATCGCCTTTTTCAGACTATTTTTATGATGAGGATGAGAAGGACATTCACGTCTTTTACACACAAAGATTGAATACAAGTCCCAATTTTTTTTCCATCTTTTTGGGATCTCATTCAGACACTGAACTATCTTGTCCTATCAGTATCAGTCTCAGTCTCAGTCTCAGTCTCAGTCCAAAGCACACACTGTATCATCCGTATTTGTGGAGCATAGATATATTATCTTCCACTTTAAGACTATGAACTATTTCGGTCAATTCTACAAGACTAAATCCAGGCACACTAACCCCTCTCTCCTCCATCATACACTTCATTTTTGTCACATCTTCCCATCGCCCAGCCACAGCATAGATTATAAGAAGCAAACCATGATACGAATTATTTGAAGGATCGTCTTCAATCAAAGCTTTTGCAATTTGTTCTCCAATCGCCACGTCACCATTAAAACGACATGATCCTAGTAAGCCAGCCCATAATGACGATTGGGGTGACAACCCCACATCAACTGGCATATTTTTTAAGAATTCAACTGCTTTTTTTACTAAACCATGGCTTGCATATAGATTAGCCATGCACCAATAATGTGCAAAAGAAGGCTTTATATTGAATTTTTTGGTCATTTCAAGAAAGTGGTTTTGACCTTCTGTCAACAAGGATTCGCGTGCACAAGCACATAGCACACCGATGTATGTTACTTCGTCTGGAGTTATGTCAACTAGTTTtagcatttcatcgaacaggtGGAGTGCGTGTTTTGGGCTCTTCCCATGAATTGATTCCCCTGAAATCATTGCGTTCCAACACACGATGTTTTTGATTAACATTGTGTTGAAGATGACATGAGCTACATCTGGTCTCCCGCATTTGCTATACATATCGATTAGAGATGTTCCAATGATCAAAGTTACACCCATGAACATTCGGATAACAGCAGCATGAACAGATCTTCCTTCTTTTGATCTACAAGATCTGCCACATGCAGTAAGCACAGTCACAATCGATGTGTCGTTTCCTTTTCCATCTGTTGTTACCATTTTCCTGAACAACTTTAGCACAAGGCCAGGGTTCTTGACATCTAAATACCCCTTCATCATGGCGTTCCAAGATACCACATTTCTTtcaggcattttatcaaacagcTTATGGGCAGCTTCCATATCATTTACTTTAACATACCCATCTACAATTGAATTCCAGGACACCAAGTCTCTCATTGACATTTCATCGAACACCTTCCATGCAACGTTATTTAATCCACACCCAGAGTACATATGTATTAAAGCGTTCTCTACGTGTAAAGTTCTGTCAACACCAACCTTTACAGCCTGCCCATGACATTTTTCACCCAATACAGAATCCTTTGTTTTTGTGCAGGAGCTAATCATAGATGGGAATGTAAAACTATTGGGTTTAAACAGCACCCCTTCTTCTTCAAGCATTTCAAAATAGAATCCTACAGCTTTGGTGGGCAAAGAACCGGAAGCATATGCCTTGATAACAGTATTTACACAGAATGTATCTGGGAAATTAATGCATTTGAAAATCAGCAGTGTGTAATCTATTTCACAGAAATTCAATGAAAGCTTCAGCAATCTGCCAGCCATCGATGGATTTTGTACGAATCCTGAAGTTATGAAGCGACTCTGGATCTGGTAAAAGCGGGTCAAGTTTTGGCATGTCTGTATGAGGTTTACTATTCTATCTTTCaaagaaaaatatgaaaaatcagaTGCTAATTTGGAAGAAGAAAAGTGGTATCTTTGGAAACAGGAACAATGCTGAAGTATACCCATTTTCCTATGGCTTTATCTTTCGATGAACTGCATTAGtttatattcaaaatattatcaTACCTGAACTCCAATTGAACGATACCCAATTTCCTGTGCCTTTATCAATATTTCCATTGACCTGCAACAATGGGGTTGTTTATATTTCCTCTTCTAGAAATGGGGCCGGGAGTGACCCCACCAGAACACTCACATGCTAAGAATATATACAATAATGGTCCCTTTAAAgttctaatattaattaacccTTTAGCTTATAGAATGTATTGTATTTTTCTTTCTGTATCttatgtttattttatatatttaatatttatatatataaacttataaataaagttaaaattcatataaacttttaataatttatatttataagcTAAGTTTTATATGCCAATTTgtattaaatttaaaaatacaATTCATCAATTTAATTGTTAATAATTTAGTACAATTGGAGGAACTTTTTAACTAGAGCGATAGGAACTAAGAAGGAAAGAAAATATAATTGGaggaattcttttttttttttttttttttttttggagaaaaCGAGTATTCCGATTCTTTGGACTTTTCAGTGAAATCAAGCTTAAGAATTCGCAATTAATAAGAAACAATCTGTCATTCCCCTTCCTCAATTTCTCAGTTATGTTTCTTTGTTTCTCACACAACTGCCTCTCACATCTCATACTTAATATTTTCTAAGAAGAGTCAAGAAACAATGACTATGAGTCTCTGAAATCTCTAGTTCTTGCAACTTCTTAAACAAGAATTCAGGTAAGTTTGTATGTGCTTCTTTCTTCTATAAAAGCTCGGTTAATGATTAATTGATCATCAAATATCAAATATTCAATCATGATCTAGGGATACGATGGTTTGTTTGAGTATGaatgtttgaatttttttatggATGATTATTGAATATATGCATGTTTGAATTTGGATAACATCAACTTCTCAGAATTTCCAGTACACCAATCTACTTTATTAATAATGATCTTCAAATTAGTAGATTACGATTCCCATTTTTGGATATGGTGGTTTTATTTTAAATCATGGCTAGTGTGGTTTTATGTAATTCTATTTGATTATTTCTGTTTTTTAAATGTTTGATTATCaattattcaaataataaaatttaattattttcttCAAAGACTTaaaaattcaaatattttatgttttgtgGATACTTGGATTGTGTCTATTTTACTGTTTGATTATTATTCACTGTTGACTCTGATTGTGAGATGAAAATAATAATGAGCGGAATATGATTGTTAATTAATGTCAAAAATGGGAATTGTGATCAGTTTATTTTCCCCTTAGATGTTTATGATTCTAAAAATAGTTTTTGGGATAACTGGCCTTGACATAAATTAAGGGATTTTTTGTTGAAATATGGCGGATAAAATAGTTGAATCTTGTTTTTTGCTAGAGATAAAAATGGAGATTTTACTAAAAAGCTAAGTAATAAGGTGATGGGAAATGGTTAGTTTATTCAAAACAAGtagatataatatatttattgtttatgGTGTACCTGTAAATGATTGGAAACATATTTTTGGTAGAAGAACATGAAAATACTTTTCAACCCTATTGCATGAATTTATAGAATGAACTAAGAGTAAAATTGGATAAGATATTTATAtacaacaaaaaaatataaaagctaAAGAAGTTGGAGATCTAAATGTATATATGATTAATCTTCTATCTACTCATGAttcttgtatgtgtgtgtgtgatttctCTTTTAAGCAACAAATCGGCTGTTTGTATGTGGATATTTGTCTCCTGTTTACAACTCTTGCATCTTTTATGGTACTAATTATTTCAGTTTGCAAGTGTAGGAATGGCTAAGACAAGGAGTATGACTAGAAACCATAATCATGATGATGATcatgcatcatcatcatcaagcaGGAAGAGGTTCAAGACTTTTGACAAGGGTGGTGTGGCACCTTGGTCAAATCTTAACCATGATGTGCTTTTTTTAGTTATGATGGAACTGGGAATGGTTGATTTTCTTGCATTCGGTGGAGTTTGCAAGTCATGGAGATCATTTGCAGCATCTAACAGGAACATGTTTATGGCATCTAAACCACCCATGAAGACATGTATCGACCCCCATGATAATAACAAAGACTTCTATTTTTACATGGAGGATTTTGAAAGAAGAAGGTTCAAAACAATCATTCCCCATTCTGCTGGTAGTACCTGTTTTGGTTTAACTTGTGGTTACCTGATCTTATATGGAAGGGAAACCCATAACTTCTGGCTTGTGAATCCTATCACAAAACATGAACTTCATTTCCCTGATTACCCCTTCTTTTCAATTGCTAATGAAGAAGAAATGAGGGctatccttgtcttttcacctTCAATGTCTCGGTGGGTGTTTGTTATCTTACATAGATTGATCAAGATAATATCATTTTGTATAGCAGGTAAACGAGGATGGAATCATGTCTCTTGCACTCATCCCATTGACTCGCCTCTCGCCATTGTTGATTTACATGTTTTTAAGGGGAAGATATATACCCTACAGTCTGATTTTTCTTTAGCTGAATTGAGACTCGATCCGAATCAGGAGCAAAAATGGACATTACTAGAAATCAACAATTTCCCGAAGCCGGATCTGTTACATCTGGAGCTTGTAAGTTCGGGTGAAAACCTTTATGTGATAAGTCGCATTTCAGCATTGAACAAGGTTATGGAACTAGATTTTGTCAAAACGAAATGGGTGAAGCCAGAAAAGATAATAAGAGAATATGTATTCTTTCATAGCCGGTTGAAGTCTTCTGCTGCTATTAAACGGACACAATACAAGAGCTATGATTACTTCAATGGCACTGCTGAACGTAAACAACGCATGCTATTTTATGCTACCATGTGGTACTTCCCCCATGA is part of the Lactuca sativa cultivar Salinas chromosome 7, Lsat_Salinas_v11, whole genome shotgun sequence genome and harbors:
- the LOC111883902 gene encoding uncharacterized protein LOC111883902, producing the protein MTTTRSETRIQNHDDDASSSCKKRLKSFDKGDVAPWSDVNHDMLFIVMMKLGVVDFLAFSRVCKSWRSFAVSNRNMFMVSKPPMKIRFGLLDNKEDYYCCFEDFEGKRFKTILPHSAGRTCVGLTCGYFIYFSTETRDFWLVNPITSHELHFPDYPLYVGVDEDRIKAILVFSPSISGWVFVVLRTTLSGYRARKTKISYYITGKRGWNHVSSALPILDLHVFKGKMYTLHTHCSLGELRLNLNSKCKGKWRSLETKSFLKLDMFKPRLVSSNEKLYVMHWVSRPKKVMELDFGEMKWVLPDKTIQEYAIFYSYLKSCVVIKPELWAGLWTQSISNGCFLDTDESQQGVFCYQGMWYFPHDCLNVNLLDE
- the LOC111883908 gene encoding pentatricopeptide repeat-containing protein At3g51320, which codes for MGILQHCSCFQRYHFSSSKLASDFSYFSLKDRIVNLIQTCQNLTRFYQIQSRFITSGFVQNPSMAGRLLKLSLNFCEIDYTLLIFKCINFPDTFCVNTVIKAYASGSLPTKAVGFYFEMLEEEGVLFKPNSFTFPSMISSCTKTKDSVLGEKCHGQAVKVGVDRTLHVENALIHMYSGCGLNNVAWKVFDEMSMRDLVSWNSIVDGYVKVNDMEAAHKLFDKMPERNVVSWNAMMKGYLDVKNPGLVLKLFRKMVTTDGKGNDTSIVTVLTACGRSCRSKEGRSVHAAVIRMFMGVTLIIGTSLIDMYSKCGRPDVAHVIFNTMLIKNIVCWNAMISGESIHGKSPKHALHLFDEMLKLVDITPDEVTYIGVLCACARESLLTEGQNHFLEMTKKFNIKPSFAHYWCMANLYASHGLVKKAVEFLKNMPVDVGLSPQSSLWAGLLGSCRFNGDVAIGEQIAKALIEDDPSNNSYHGLLLIIYAVAGRWEDVTKMKCMMEERGVSVPGFSLVELTEIVHSLKVEDNISMLHKYG
- the LOC122195002 gene encoding uncharacterized protein LOC122195002, whose translation is MAKTRSMTRNHNHDDDHASSSSSRKRFKTFDKGGVAPWSNLNHDVLFLVMMELGMVDFLAFGGVCKSWRSFAASNRNMFMASKPPMKTCIDPHDNNKDFYFYMEDFERRRFKTIIPHSAGSTCFGLTCGYLILYGRETHNFWLVNPITKHELHFPDYPFFSIANEEEMRAILVFSPSMSRWVFVILHRLIKIISFCIAGKRGWNHVSCTHPIDSPLAIVDLHVFKGKIYTLQSDFSLAELRLDPNQEQKWTLLEINNFPKPDLLHLELVSSGENLYVISRISALNKVMELDFVKTKWVKPEKIIREYVFFHSRLKSSAAIKRTQYKSYDYFNGTAERKQRMLFYATMWYFPHDCLNVNLLDE